DNA sequence from the Candidatus Kaistella beijingensis genome:
TGACCAACTACGCTGCAAATTCCACATTGTTCAATGTGAGATATTATTTGAATAAAAATGACAGGGACGCGGGAAACAGCAACACGATTCCGAACCTGACCAACTGGACGTTTACAGCACCGACCATTGTATATGTGAGAGCAGAATCACAGTACTGCGCCTATATTCCGGAGGAAATTCACTTCGGCTTTGGAGTAAGTGTTCCTCTTATTAAAACTTCGGATACAAGAACAGTTTGCGACGATAACACGATGAACGGATCAGAAGTTGTGAATTTGGCAAACTACCGAAACATATTTACCGCCGATGGAACAGCTTCGGTAAAATATTTTGATGATTTGGTTAAGGCTCAAAACAACTTACCTGGACAGAATATTGCCGCTTCACAAACAATTTCCGGTGATAAAACCTTTTATTACAGATTTAGCAAAGCAGGTTTTTGCGATGTTATAGGGACTTTAAATCTATTGTTTAAATCTCCGACACCTACTGCGTTATTAAATTCATACACCATTTGTGCGGGAAGCACTATTTTGCTCACGGCAGAACCTTCGCCAACTTACACGGCGTGGTTGTGGAAGAAGGGAAGCGTTACGGTTTCCACGACGAACACGGCGACTTTGGGAGCGGGGGTTTACACCGTAACCTTTACCAACGCTTCGGGATGCGATTTCACGAAAACCATCACGGTTGTTGATTCCCCAAAACCAATTTTTAATATTGCCGCATATAACGCGACACTGTGTGACAGTAATTTTGATGGAATCAGTGATCCAGTGAATTTCAACACGGTAACCCCGATTATCGTGACCAACTATGCTGCAAATTCCACCTTGTTCAATGTGAGATATTATTTGAATAAAAATGACAGGGACGCGGGAAACAGCAACACGATTCCGAATCTGACCAACTGGACGTTTACAGCACCAACCATCGTATACGTGAGAGCAGAATCACAGTACTGCGCCTATATTCCGGAGGAAATTCACTTCGGCTTCGGAGTAAGTGTTCCTCTTATTAAAACTTCGGATACAAGAACAGTTTGCGACGATAACACGATGAACGGATCAGAAGTTGTGAATTTGGCAAACTACCGAACCATATTTACCGCCGATGGAACAGCTTCGGTAAAATATTTTGATGATTTGGTTAAGGCTCAAAACAACTTACCTGGACAGAATATTGCCGCTTCACAAACAATTTCCGGTGATAAAACCTTTTATTACAGATTTAGCAAAGCAGGTTTCTGCGATGTTATAGGGACTTTAAATCTATTGTTTAAATCTCCGACACCTACTGCGTTATTAAATTCATACACCATTTGTGCGGGAAGTACTATTTTGCTCACGGCAGAACCTTCGCCTACGTACACCACTTGGTTATGGAAAAAAGGAACTGCAACTGTTTCAACCACAAACACCGCAACTTTAGGAGCAGGAACTTACACTATTACTTTTACCAATGCTTCAGGATGTCCTTTCACGAAAACCATCACGATTCTTGAATCTCCGAAACCAGTTTGGAAGCTTAATCTTTTCAGCGGAGTAAAATGCGATGAAAATTTTGATGGACAAATCGATGTTAATTTGAATGATATAACACCGGTAATTATTGGCAACAGCAGTTTGTTTACGGTACATTATTATCTAAACCAAAACGACGCAAATGTTGGAAACAACAATTACATCCAAAATCCAGCAGCTTGGTCTTACACAACTAATACGACGATTTGGGTGCGTGCTTTCTCACAATATTGTCCAGGAGAAGTGAAGCAGCTTGATTTCAAAAAAGGGAATGATATACCTGTTAGTAAAACCGAAGATTCTGTTACGGAGTGTGATAACGCCGACAATAACGAAGATGGAATTAAAACCGTGAACCTGGGTTCATATATCTCAAATTTCACAGCTCTTTCGGGTGTCACTGCAACATACTATGACAACTTAAATGCTGCACAAAATAGCGGAACGGTTATTCCAAATCCAGTTTCCGTGAATCAGTCGGGCGTTTATTATTTGAGATTACATAAAGCTAATTATTGTGACGTCATCGTTAAATTAAATGTAACAATTCAAATTCCTAAAAAATCTATTGTCTTGAAAGACAAAGCAATTTGTCCGGGAACGATTACGCAACTTGATGCAGGGCCAGGTTTTGACAGCTATCTATGGAGTACCGGGGAAACAACTCAAACGATAGATGTACCTGTTGGGAATTATTGGGTTGATTTAACCTTCAATGGCTGTACTTTCCGCCAACATGTTACTGTAAGCTCTGTCCCTATGCCAACAATCACTGGGGTTGAAATCATGGGAACTACTGTTACTGTTAACGTTTCTGGAGGAAATCCACCTTATCAGTATGCGATTGACAATGGAAGTTATCAGTCGTCAAACGTATTCCACAATGTCCGCGGCGGTGATCATACCATTTATGTAATTTCCAGCGACAACTGTGCTCCGGTTTCTTATGAAATTACAGTTGTAGAGCCTTATAACGTAATTACTCCGAATGCAGATGGCATTAACGATGTGCTCAATTATTCCGCATTGCTGAAAAAGGATGCTCCGTTCATGCAAATTTTTGACCGTTACGGAAAAATAGTCTTTGTTGGAGACAAAAACAACCGTTATACGTGGGATGGAAGAGCATTCGGAAAAGCAGTACCAACAGGAAGTTATTGGTTGGTAATGCACTGGACTGAACCAGGTGTGGCAACGCCATCTCAATACAGTGGTTGGGTTTTAGTGAAAAACAGAGATTAATAGGACAAAAAAAGCCTGAATTCAATTTGAATTCAGGCTTTTTTTAACTCAAAAATAATTACTCATTCAGCTTTTCGATTTGGCGAATAACATTCTCGGTTTCAGCTTGCAATTCGTCCATTCCATCATTATTGAAAATCACAAAGTCCGCTATCTTGATCTTGTCTTTTTCTGGCATTTGTTTATTCATCACGTTTTCAACTTCTCGGTAGGTTTTTCCGTCGCGATCCATCACTCTTTTCAACCGTAAATTATCGTCGGCTGTAACTAAAACTGATTTAAAGCAGCTTTCGTTCAATTTAAGTTCAAAAAGAAGCGCAGTTTCCTTGAAAACAAATTCTGTTGTTTGATTTCCCACCCATTTTTCGAAATCATATTTCACGGCGGGGTGAATCATTCCGTTTAATTTCTGTAAAAGCTCTTCATCATTAAAAACAATTTCGGCAACATATTTCCTATCGTACAAACCATTTTCATCATACGCTTTTGCACCCAAAAGTTCGATGATTCCTTTCTTCAAGAGTTCATCATCATTCACGATTTCTTTGGCTCGAACATCAGAATAGTAAACAGGAAATCCCATTTCTTCAATGAATTTCGCCACCGTAGATTTTCCCGAGCCAATTCCTCCGGTTAAGCCAATTATTTTAGGCAGATTATTTAAACTTCCAGCATCCATCTTCCAGCATTCATCTTATTAATATCCAAAAATATCATTCATCGTAAAAATTTCATCCAAACGAACTCCTTTTTCTGTCATTTTTAAAGAAGCCAATTCGTTGTGAGCATCGTGTTCGAAAAATAAAAGATATTCATTATCGACACATTGTTTCAAAAATTTCGCTTTTTCCTCCATGGTCAAAAGTGGACGAGTGTCATAACCCATCACATAAACTTGCGGAATGTGACCCACTGTCGGAATTAAATCTGCCGCAAAAACAATGGTCTTGTCTTGATATTGAATCACAGGGAGCATTTGCTTTTCGGTATGTCCATCCACAAAAATTACATCCATTTTCAAATCCGGTGCAAAACCGTAGTTCCCGTTTTGTGGAATTGGCAAGAAATTGAGTTGTCCGCTTTCCTGCATTGGCAAAATATTTTCTTTCAGAAAACTGGCTTTTTCACGTGGATTTGGTTCTGTGGCCCATTTCCAATGGTTTTCATTCGTCCAGAAGTGGGCATTTTTGAAGGCAGGTCTGTAACCCGTTTTATCGTCATTCCATTCAATTGCTCCACCGCAGTGATCGAAGTGAAGGTGTGTTAAAAAAACATCGGTAATATCCTCTCGAACGAAACCATATTTTTTTAAATTTTTATCCAGAGAATCATCGCCCCAAAGTGAATAGTGTCCGAAAAATTTGTCATCCTGCTTATTTCCCAATCCGCAGTCGATGAGAATCAGTTTCTTTCCGTCTTCCACTAAGAGTGAGCGGGTTCCAAGTTCAATTAAATTTTTTTCATCTGCGGGATTTGTCTTTTGCCACAAAGATTTTGGAACGACGCCGAACATTGCGCCACCGTCTAGTTTAAATTTTCCGCATTGTATAGGATAGAGTTTCATAGAATTTAATTAATAATTGACCATTAAAAATGAATAATTTCTTTCTGCGTTATTTCCAAAACTTTTAAAAAAGTTCCCCTAAATTTTTCGGTCTGGAAATTCCTAAATGTTTATAAGCTTTCTCCGTCACTTCCCTTCCTCTCGGTGTTCTGATGATGAAACCTTCCTGAATTAAAAACGGCTCATAAACTTCCTCTAAAGTTTCGGGATTTTCTGCGATAGAAGTTGCCAATGCGGAAATTCCCACAGGTTTTCCACGGAAGTTTTCAATCATGACGCGCATAATCTTATTGTCCATATCATCCAAACCAAATTCATCTACATTTAAAGAGTTTAAGGCAAATTTGGTGATGTTGATTTCAATTTCACCGTTTCCTTTTATTTCAGCAAAATCACGGACTCTTCTTAAAAGCGCGTTTGCAATTCTCGGTGTTCCCCGACTTCTTCGGGCGATTTCCAAAGCGGCATCTTCATAGATTTTCACGCCCAAAACTCTTGCGCTTCTTTCGATAATCATTCCCAAAAGTTCCACGGTGTAATATTCCAACCTGCTTTGAATTCCGAATCTTGCGAGCATTGGTTTGGTCAACATTCCGCTTCTTGTGGTTGCTCCAACTAAAGTAAAAGGATTTAAACCAATCTGCACACTTCTCGCATTCGGACCGGTTTCGAGCATGATGTCGATTTTATAATCTTCCATCGCCGAATACAGATATTCTTCAACAATTGGGGAAAGCCGGTGAATTTCATCGATGAAAAGAACGTCGTTTTCTTCAAGATTTGTGAGCAATCCCGCTAAACTTCCAGGTTTATCCAAAACAGGACCGGAAGTTATTTTGCAATTTACTCCCAATTCATTTGCTATAATGTGCGCCAAAGTCGTTTTTCCCAACCCGGGTGGACCGTGAAGAAGAACGTGGTCCAAAGCACCGCCACGATTTTTCGCCGCCGCAACGAAAACTTCCAAATTGTCCAGAGTCTTTCTTTGTCCTGCAAAATCTGCAAAACTCTGCGGACGGATTTTCTCTTCCTGCATCAGTTCCTCATCGGAAAAATTCTCTTTGTCTGCGTGTAAAAAGTCGGGCATTAAATTTTGGTTTGAATATTTTCAAAGGTAATAAAAATTTCCAGGTTAAGGTTAAGGTTGAGGTTGAGGAAACGTGATTCGTAAATTTTGATTATTTTTGGAAATAACTTAAAACTAATTGAAATGATTAGTGATTTTACAGAAATGCCGGTTTGGCAAAAAGCAATGGATATTGCTGAGAAGTGCTTTGAAATATCCGAAGACTTACCAAGAAAAGAAGATTATGCTCTCACTTCACAATTGAGACGTTCTGCAGAAAGTATATCGGCAAATATTGCAGAAGGATTTGGAAGAAGAACTTCAAAAGACAAAACGCTTTTTTATGATATTTCGAGGGGTTCTGCATTTGAAACCAAAAGTCATTTAATTTATGGTGTCCGTGTAAAATATTTCACAGAAAAAGAATATGTAAAAATTAAATTCGTAATAGAGGAAGTTGTACATGAACTCAACAAAATCACCAACCATCTTCTTAGAAACTAAACGCTCTCAACCTCAACCTTTACCTCAACCTCAACCTCAACCTGTGAAACTAATCGGTCCTTTCAAACAAATCGTAACTCTGGCAAACCTTCCGTTACGTGGGAAACTTTCAGATGAACAACTCGAAATCATCGAAAACGGTGGAATTTTAATCAATTCAGATCATAAAATCGAAGCCGTAGATAATTTTGAAAAACTGAAATCTGAAAATCCTGAACTCATCAACTCACCAACTCACCAACTCACCAACTCCATAGTTCTTCCCGCATTCATAGATTCCCACACCCACATTTGTTTCGGTGGAAATCGTGCCAATGATTTCGCCATGAGAAATGCCGGAAAAACCTATTTAGAAATCGCAGAAAGCGGTGGCGGAATCTGGAGTTCGGTTCAACACACGAGAAATGCGTCCGAAGAGGATCTGTTGAAAACCATTTTAAAAAGAATCAACTTTTTGATTTCTTTGGGAATTACCACTATTGAAGTAAAATCCGGCTATGGTTTGGATTTGGAAAACGAGTTGAAAATGCTTCGTGTCATCAGAAAAGCACAATCTTTAAGTAAAGCTACTTTGGTACCGACCTGTCTTTCCGCACATTTGAAACCGAGAGATTTTGACGGAACTTCGCAAGACTATCTTCAATATATTTTAGAACACATTTTACCTAAAGTCAAAGAAGAAAATCTCGCAAAACGTGTCGATATTTTCATTGAAAAATCTGCCTTTCAGCCGGATGAAAGCAAGGAATTTTTGTTGAAGGCCAAAGATTTAGGTTTTGAAATCACGGTTCATGCAGATCAATTCACGCCTGGAAGTTCTAGAATTGCGGTGGAAGTTGGTGCAAAATCTGCTGATCATTTGGAAGCGACCATTGATGAAGACATCGAATACTTGGCAAAATCCGAAACCGTTGCTGTTGCTCTTCCTGGAGCAAGTTTGGGATTGGGTGAAAAATTTACTCCCGCAAGAAAAATTCTAGACAAAAACGGAATTCTCGCCATTGCAAGCGATTGGAATCCCGGTTCTGCACCGATGGGAAATTTAATTACTCAAGCTTCGATTTTGGCGACGTTTGAAAAACTTTCCACGGCAGAAGTTTTGGCAGGAATTACGTTTCGTTCTGCTTTTGCATTAGGTTTGAAAGATCGCGGAAAATTGGAAAAAGGAATGAAGGCGGATTTTGTGACTTTTAATACTGATAATTTCCAAAACGTTCTTTATCAACAGGGAAGCCTGAAAGCGGAAAGCGTTTATATCGATGGTGAAAAAATTTAAAAATATCCTTATCTTTAAGCATTAAAATTTTCATTGATGAGCAATTTAGATATGTGGGAAGTTTTCATCCAAACAAAACCTGGACTTTCTCACAAACACGCAGGAACCGTACAAGCCGCAACCGCCGAAATGGCGCTGCAAAACGCAAGAGACGTTTATACTAGAAGGATGGAAGGAACCTCGATTTGGGTGGTTCCGAGTAAATATTTAGTGACTTCGGAAGGTGTTGACAAAGAAGCGTTTTTTGATCCTGCAGATGATAAATTGTATCGTCACCCGACTTTTTACGAAATCCCAAATGATGTGAAGAACATGTAAAACATGCAGTCAGCTTTCAGCTCTCGGCAATCAGCAATTTTGCACCGCCGAAAGCAGACAGCCGATCGCCGAAAGAAACTAAAATGAATCCACTATACCACTACCTTTTAAAACTTGCAGACGACACTTTGATTTTTGGTCAAAGATTGGGGGAACTTTGCGGAAAAGGTCCTTATTTGGAAGAAGATATCGCATTGACCAACATCGCTCTCGATTATTTGGGACAAAGCAACAATCTTTTTAAATACGCCGCCCAAGTTCAAAATGAAAACAAAACCGAAGACGACTTGGCGTTTCTGCGTTTGGAGAAAGAATATTTGAATTGCCAACTCTCCGAACTTCCAAACGGTGATTATGCACAAACAATTTTGAAGGTTTATTTCTTTTCCGTTTATCAGAAATTACTTTACGAAGTATTGATGAAAAGCACCGACCCAACACTTGCCGGAATCGCTGAAAAATCTCTGAAAGAAGTAAAATACCATTACACTCATGCTTCAACTTGGGTGAAAATGTTTGCAGGGGGAACCGATGAAAGCAAAACCCGACTTCAAAATGCGGTTCATCATTTATGGGAATACACCGGTGGAATTTTTGCTGAAACTCCTGGTGAAAAAGATTTGGTAAAACTCGACATCGTTCCTGATTCCAAAAAATTGCATGAAGATTGGAAAGCTGAAGTTTCAAAGGATTTCCAAAATTTCGGCATCGAAATTCCTGAAAGCGAGTTTATGCAGAAAGGTTCCAGAACGGGTTATCACACGGAATATTTTGGTTACATTCTGTGCGAGCTTCAGTATATGCAGCGAACGTATCCGGATTGTGTTTGGTAAAAAAGCTGGGTGATGGAAGATGATGCTGGAAGATTGCTTTGGATGTAATTTAGACTGGATCGCTGCTACATATGGTATCCAATCTTGCCGAAAGCTGAACGCCGATTGCCGAAAGCGCCAAATTGTTACATAGATACATTGCTACATTGTTAAATTTATTAGAAATATTAAAAACCATTCCCGATCCCGAAATTCCCGTAATCAACATTGTGGAACTCGGGATTGTTCGTGGTGCGAAAATGATTTCGGAAAACGAGGCCGAAATTGTGATTACTCCAACTTATTCCGCTTGTCCTGCGATGTTCAATATTGAGGAAGACATCATTAAACTTTTTAAAGAAAAAGGAATTTCTGCAAAAGTCATCACCAAAATTTCACCGGTTTGGACCACCGATTGGATTACAGACGAAGCCCGTGAAAAACTTCGCGCTTATGGAATTACACCACCCGAAAAGGGAGCGCACGAGGACCATTTAAATGTTCCAAAAAAATGTCCAAGATGCGGTTCGGAAAACACCAATCAAATCAGCCGTTTCGGTTCAACGCTTTGCAAAGCGAGTTATCAATGTAATGATTGTTTGGAACCTTTTGATTATTTCAAATGTCATTGAGTGAGTTTGAAAATGATTCAATTTGAGAATTTGAAAATTTCGCCCAATAATTCTGTGCTAAACATTTTAAATCCATCTATTTTCAAATCATAAACTTCTATATTTGTAGATAACAAGATTTTCAAATTATCCCATTCTAAAATTTTCAAATTAAATATGTACACACAGCTCCAAATAGAATCCCATTTTGACGGGAAACTTCAAATTGCCTATCTCAACCAACCCGAAACTTACAACAGTTTAAACAAAGTTTTGCTTCGTGAGCTCAAACAATTTGTTCACGATTGCAGCCATAGCGAAAGTGTGCGTTGCGTCGCTATTTCTGGACGTGGAAAAGCATTTTGTTCCGGACAAAATTTAAAAGACGCCATGTCGATGAACGATCCAGAAGAAGAGCGTATCATTCAAAGGATGGTGATCGATTATTACAATCCATTGGTGAACGAAATCGCCAATTGCAGAAAACCTGTCATTTCTCTGGTGAACGGTCCTGCTGTTGGAGCCGGCGCAATGTTGGCTTTGATTTGCGATATTTCTTTGGCAACACAATCTTCCTATTTTTCTCAGGCATTTGTGAATATTGGATTAATTCCTGATACAGGCGGAACATATTGGTTACCAAAGCTTTTGGGTCGTCAACAAGCGAATTATTTAGCTTTTACGGGAAAAAAAATATCCGCAACTGAAGCAAAACAAATAGGATTAATCGCCGATGTTTTTGAGGATGAAAGCTTTTTGACAAATGCGATGGGAGTTTTGGAACAGATTTCAAATTTGCCGACTAAAGCAATTGCATTAACCAAAAAAGCATTTAACGAATCTTATGACAATTCTTTAAGCAAACAATTGGATGTTGAAGGAATTTTACAGCAGGAAGCCGCAGAAACAGAAGATTTCCGTGAAGGAGTTACCGCTTTTTTGGAGAAGAGAAAACCGAATTATCGTGGCCGATAATTCATTTGAAATTTGAAGTTTGAAATTTCAAACCTCATCCCATTTAAAACAATATTTTATGATTTCTGAAAACTCGAATTCTGAATCTCTAATCTCGAATCTCGAATCTCGAATCTCAAAAGTTGGCATCATCGGTTCCGGAACAATGGGAATTGGGATTGCACAAGTGGCCTCCACTGCAGGTTGTGAAGTGTTTCTTTACGACGCGAATTCCTGGCAAACGGAAAAATCTCTGCTAAATTTAAAATCGACCTTAAATAAACTCGTTGAAAAACAGAAAATTTCGGCTGAAAAAAGCAAGGATATTTTTAATAAAATAAAATTCTGCGCCGATTTGGCTGAACTAAAGGATTGCGATTTAGTGATTGAAGCCATCATCGAAAACAAAGAAATCAAAACCGACGTTTTCAAAAAATTGGAAGAAATCGTTTCTGAAAAATGTGTGATTGGCAGCAACACTTCTTCTATTTCTATTACTTCACTTTCGGCAGAATTAAAAAAACCTGAAAGATTTATTGGAATCCACTTCTTTAACCCGGCTCCGTTAATGCCTTTGGTGGAAGTAATTCCCGGGCTTTTGACGGAAAAATCTCTAGCCCGAGAAATTTATGCTTTAATGGAAAGTTGGGGCAAAACTCCCGTAATCGCTAAAGATGTTCCCGGATTTATCGTGAACCGAATTGCACGACCTTTTTATGGAGAAGCGTTGAGAATCGCTGAAGAAAATATCGCTACTCCCGAACAAATCGACGATGCGATGCGGACTTTAGGAAATTTCAGAATGGGACCTTTTGAATTAATGGATTTAATTGGAATCGATATCAATTTTTCCGTGACCAAAACCGTTTACGCCGATTATTTCTACGATCCCAAATACAAACCTTCCCTACTTCAACAAAGAATGGCGGAAGCAAAATTGTTGGGAAGAAAAACCGGAAAAGGATTTTACGAATACTCGGAAGGTTCAGAAAAGCCTTTTCCTGAAAAGGATGACGAACTTTATCAAACCATTTTCAGCCGAATTATTTCAATGCTGATTAATGAAGCGGTGGAAGCAAAACGTTTGGGAATCGCGAATGATGAAGATTTGGAACTCGCCATGCAAAAAGGAGTGAATTATCCAAAAGGTTTACTGCAATGGGGATTTGATATTGGTTACCAAAAAATTTCTGATACACTTCAAAAACTATACGAGGAATATCAAGAGGAAAGATACAGACAAAGTCCGTTGCTTAGGAGAATGTAACAATTTATCAATGTAACAATGACGCAATTAGGACTCAATCACTCCTCAACTCACCCACGCACCCACTCAATAACACAACCACAAAACTATGACTCCACTCGAAACCGCCCAATACATGCTCAATCAGGATGAATTCTCCAAATGGATGGGAATCAAACTCATCGAGGTTCGTGAAAAATACTGCCTGATTGAAATGCCCGTAAAAAAAGAAATGATCAACGGACTGAAAACCGTTCACGGCGGCGTGACTTTTTCTCTTGCTGATTCTGCGTTGGCTTTTTCGAGCAACAATACGAATGAAGCGTCCGTTGCTTTGAACTGTATGATTAATTTTACGAAAGCGGTGAAATTGGGCGACACTTTAATTGCGGAAAGTGTTTTGATTTCCGACACCCGAAAAACGGGAGTTTACGATATTTCGATTACGAATCAGCACAAAGTTTTGGTGGCAACTTTTCGGGGAACGGTGTATAAGATTGAGAGGAAGGTGACGGATTTATAGAATAAATATTTTAAACTTAAATTTGACTTAAAGACTTTAAAAACAAACTATAATTAAATTATGAGAACAAAATTACTTTTAATCATGTCGTTCTTTTGTACGTGGGCATTTTCGCAAATCAAATTTGAGAAAGGCTACTTCATTGATAACAAAGATGTGATAACTGAATGCCTTATTAAAAACCTTGACTGGAAAAGCAATCCCAATTCATTCGAATATAAAATTTCGGAAGCTGCTAAAGCCCAGACTGCAACTATAAAAGGCATCAAACAATTCGAAATATACAATGGGGCAAAATTTGTACGATATGAGGTGAATATTGACCGTTCAAGCACTGACCTAAATAAATTATCTAGGAAAAAAAATCCAGAATTTGTAAAAGAAACAGTTTTTCTTAAAGAATTAGTTAACGGGAAAGGTAAACTTTATAAATTTACTGAAGGTAACCTCACCAAATATTTCTATCAAAATTCAGATGCTGCTCCTGAACAGCTCATTTATAAGCAATATCAAGTTGGTGAAACGGACATGACTTACAACAAAGACTATATTTCACAATTGCAAAATAATTTCACCTGCTCGTCAATATCTAATTCTGATATTTCAAAATTGGAATACAAAGAAAAAGACCTCACTAATTTTTTTGTAAATTATAATCATTGCGCTGATCCTAATTTCAAGTTGGCCGTACAAAACGAGACCAAGCCTAAATTTAATTTAAATATTCGACCACGTATCAATTTTTCATCGCTGGAAATTTTTTCTGGAAATACAATGAAAACGTATCCGTTAGGAAATAAAACAACATTTGCAATTGGTTTGGAAGCAGAATATCTACTAGCCTTCAATAAAAATAAATTTGCAATTATTGTAGAGCCAACTTATCAATATTACAAATCGGAGGCTACATTTGATGATTCATCTTTAATTGGGGGAAAAGTTATTGTAAAAGCCGATTACAGTTCGATAGAATTACCAATCGGAATTAGATATTACATGTATTTAAACACAGATTCCAAATTATTTGTCAATGCCGTTTATATTGTAGATTTCTCTTTGGGAAAGTCAATAGAAATGACTAGAGCAGATGGTTCACCATATCTTTCTTATGACCTTCGTTCACAACCTTCGCTCGGTTTTGGGATTGGTTACAAGTACAAAGATAAATATGGAATTGAGTTGAGGACACACTCAAAAAGAAGAATTACAAGTGACTATTTAATGACAAGTACTAATTACCAAACAACTTCAGTCGTTTTCAGCTATAATCTTTTTTAGAAAAATCTTCGGAAAATTACAAAACTTCAATTCATTTTGAAGTTTTTTTTATTCCCATGTAATAAATTCCCGACCTTCGTTGTCTTACTAATAGAAACAAAACTATGACTCACGAAACATTCAAAAACACGGTATTTTGTCTCAAGGACGAGATGTACCGATTTGCGAAAAGATTCGTGATGAGCAGCGACGAAGCGGAAGACGTTGTACAGGATTTGATGATGAAGTTTTGGCAAAAAAAAGAAGATCTCGCCAATTTCGGAAACTTGAAATCCTATGTTTTGAAATCGGTGAAAAACGAATGTTTGAACAGGTTGAAGCACCACGACGTGAAAATGGGTTTTGCAGATTTCCAAATTCATAGAAGTGAGCTTTACCAAATTGAGACCAATAACCTGAAGGAACAAATTCTGGGCTTTATCAACGGATTACCCGAAAAACAAAAAGCCGTGATTCACCTGAAAGATGTAGAAGAATACGACGTTCCCGAAATTTCAGAGATCCTTGATATGGAGGAAAATGCAGT
Encoded proteins:
- the hutI gene encoding imidazolonepropionase, which encodes MKLIGPFKQIVTLANLPLRGKLSDEQLEIIENGGILINSDHKIEAVDNFEKLKSENPELINSPTHQLTNSIVLPAFIDSHTHICFGGNRANDFAMRNAGKTYLEIAESGGGIWSSVQHTRNASEEDLLKTILKRINFLISLGITTIEVKSGYGLDLENELKMLRVIRKAQSLSKATLVPTCLSAHLKPRDFDGTSQDYLQYILEHILPKVKEENLAKRVDIFIEKSAFQPDESKEFLLKAKDLGFEITVHADQFTPGSSRIAVEVGAKSADHLEATIDEDIEYLAKSETVAVALPGASLGLGEKFTPARKILDKNGILAIASDWNPGSAPMGNLITQASILATFEKLSTAEVLAGITFRSAFALGLKDRGKLEKGMKADFVTFNTDNFQNVLYQQGSLKAESVYIDGEKI
- the paaC gene encoding 1,2-phenylacetyl-CoA epoxidase subunit PaaC, which produces MNPLYHYLLKLADDTLIFGQRLGELCGKGPYLEEDIALTNIALDYLGQSNNLFKYAAQVQNENKTEDDLAFLRLEKEYLNCQLSELPNGDYAQTILKVYFFSVYQKLLYEVLMKSTDPTLAGIAEKSLKEVKYHYTHASTWVKMFAGGTDESKTRLQNAVHHLWEYTGGIFAETPGEKDLVKLDIVPDSKKLHEDWKAEVSKDFQNFGIEIPESEFMQKGSRTGYHTEYFGYILCELQYMQRTYPDCVW
- the paaD gene encoding 1,2-phenylacetyl-CoA epoxidase subunit PaaD, with the translated sequence MLNLLEILKTIPDPEIPVINIVELGIVRGAKMISENEAEIVITPTYSACPAMFNIEEDIIKLFKEKGISAKVITKISPVWTTDWITDEAREKLRAYGITPPEKGAHEDHLNVPKKCPRCGSENTNQISRFGSTLCKASYQCNDCLEPFDYFKCH
- the ruvB gene encoding Holliday junction branch migration DNA helicase RuvB; its protein translation is MPDFLHADKENFSDEELMQEEKIRPQSFADFAGQRKTLDNLEVFVAAAKNRGGALDHVLLHGPPGLGKTTLAHIIANELGVNCKITSGPVLDKPGSLAGLLTNLEENDVLFIDEIHRLSPIVEEYLYSAMEDYKIDIMLETGPNARSVQIGLNPFTLVGATTRSGMLTKPMLARFGIQSRLEYYTVELLGMIIERSARVLGVKIYEDAALEIARRSRGTPRIANALLRRVRDFAEIKGNGEIEINITKFALNSLNVDEFGLDDMDNKIMRVMIENFRGKPVGISALATSIAENPETLEEVYEPFLIQEGFIIRTPRGREVTEKAYKHLGISRPKNLGELF
- the paaB gene encoding 1,2-phenylacetyl-CoA epoxidase subunit PaaB; protein product: MSNLDMWEVFIQTKPGLSHKHAGTVQAATAEMALQNARDVYTRRMEGTSIWVVPSKYLVTSEGVDKEAFFDPADDKLYRHPTFYEIPNDVKNM
- a CDS encoding MBL fold metallo-hydrolase translates to MKLYPIQCGKFKLDGGAMFGVVPKSLWQKTNPADEKNLIELGTRSLLVEDGKKLILIDCGLGNKQDDKFFGHYSLWGDDSLDKNLKKYGFVREDITDVFLTHLHFDHCGGAIEWNDDKTGYRPAFKNAHFWTNENHWKWATEPNPREKASFLKENILPMQESGQLNFLPIPQNGNYGFAPDLKMDVIFVDGHTEKQMLPVIQYQDKTIVFAADLIPTVGHIPQVYVMGYDTRPLLTMEEKAKFLKQCVDNEYLLFFEHDAHNELASLKMTEKGVRLDEIFTMNDIFGY
- a CDS encoding four helix bundle protein → MISDFTEMPVWQKAMDIAEKCFEISEDLPRKEDYALTSQLRRSAESISANIAEGFGRRTSKDKTLFYDISRGSAFETKSHLIYGVRVKYFTEKEYVKIKFVIEEVVHELNKITNHLLRN
- the coaE gene encoding dephospho-CoA kinase (Dephospho-CoA kinase (CoaE) performs the final step in coenzyme A biosynthesis.), with product MPKIIGLTGGIGSGKSTVAKFIEEMGFPVYYSDVRAKEIVNDDELLKKGIIELLGAKAYDENGLYDRKYVAEIVFNDEELLQKLNGMIHPAVKYDFEKWVGNQTTEFVFKETALLFELKLNESCFKSVLVTADDNLRLKRVMDRDGKTYREVENVMNKQMPEKDKIKIADFVIFNNDGMDELQAETENVIRQIEKLNE